Proteins from a genomic interval of Oncorhynchus clarkii lewisi isolate Uvic-CL-2024 chromosome 13, UVic_Ocla_1.0, whole genome shotgun sequence:
- the LOC139364933 gene encoding SEC14-like protein 1 isoform X1, which translates to MVQQYQSPVRVYKHPFELIMAAYVRRFPNCPLIPIFVDSEVVKEEHSDDGATVFIERRCKVEADAPRLFKRMAGVDYLYFIHKNTLDRRERALHIEVVNETFSNRVIVHEICNYTVHPENEEWTCFEQTASLDIKSFFGFENAAEKLAMKQYANSIKKGKEIIEYYLKELEDEGVTHVPRWSPPQAPPPTASPTDLPAGSTDDKLDADYIRRYLGDLTPLQESCLIRLRQWLQETHKGKIPKDQHVLRFLRARDFNLEKAREILCQSLSWRKQHQVDFLLDSCERPQLLHDYYTGGWHHHDRDGRPLYILRLGQMDTKGLVRALGEESLLRQVLSINEEGLRRCEENTRVFGRPISCWTCLVDLEGLNMRHLWRPGVKALLRIIEVVEANYPETLGCLLILRAPRVFPVLWTLVSPFIDENTRKKFLVYAANDYQGPGGLVDYIDREVIPDFLGGDCLCEIPEGGMVPKSLYRTAEALESEELRLWTDTIYKTASVFKGAPHELLIEISEPSSVITWDFDVCKGDVIFNIYHSRRAPQPPKRDVQGAHGSIVSPATNNMQLIDRSWILGQDYSMVETALTCKEGESVQGSHVTRWPGFYILQWRFHCSPACSTSSLPRVDDVLASLQVSSHKCKVMFYTEVLGSEDFRGSMTSLESSHSGFSQLSAATTTSSQSQSSSTVSRKTSAVPTPANEDLTLPNGMREVL; encoded by the exons ATGGTGCAACAGTACCAGTCACCTGTAAGGGTCTACAAACACCCCTTTGAGCTGATAATGGCG gcctatgtGCGGAGGTTTCCAAACTGCCCCCTGATCCCCATCTTTGTGGACAGTGAGGTGGTGAAGGAGGAGCACAGTGATGACGGAGCCACTGTGTTCATTGAGAGGCGCTGTAAGGTGGAGGCAGACGCCCCCCGGCTGTTCAAAAGG ATGGCTGGTGTGGACTACCTGTACTTCATCCATAAGAACACTCTGGACCGCAGGGAGAGGGCGCTGCACATCGAGGTCGTCAACGAGACCTTCTCCAACAGAGTCATCGTCCATGAGATCTGCAACTACACG GTTCACCCGGAGAATGAGGAGTGGACGTGTTTCGAGCAGACAGCCAGTCTGGACATCAAGTCCTTCTTTGGCTTTGAGAACGCGGCCGAGAAGCTAGCCATGAAGCAATATGCCAACAGTATTAAAAAG GGCAAAGAGATCATAGAGTATTACCTGAAGGAGTTGGAGGATGAGGGGGTGACCCACGTCCCCCGCTGGAGCCCCCCTCAGGCCCCCCCACCCACTGCCAGCCCCACAGATCTACCGGCTGGCTCCACAGATG ACAAGTTGGATGCAGACTACATCAGGCGTTACCTAGGAGACCTGACGCCGCTGCAGGAGAGCTGTCTTATAAGACTACGCCAGTGGCTGCAAGAGACCCACAAGGGCAAG aTCCCTAAGGACCAGCACGTGCTGCGTTTCCTGCGGGCCCGGGACTTTAACCTGGAGAAGGCCCGGGAGATCCTGTGTCAGTCACTCTCCTGGAGGAAGCAGCACCAGGTGGACTTCCTGCTGGACTCCTGCGAGAGACCTCAGCTGCTACACGACTACTACACGGGGGGCTGGCACCACCACGACAGAG ATGGACGCCCTCTGTACATTCTGCGACTCGGTCAAATGGATACCAAGGGTTTAGTACGCGCCTTGGGCGAGGAGTCCCTTCTGAGACAA GTCCTGTCCATCAACGAGGAAGGTCTGAGGCGTTGTGAAGAGAACACCAGAGTCTTTGGCCGACCCATCAG ctgCTGGACGTGCCTGGTGGACCTGGAGGGGTTAAACATGCGTCACCTGTGGCGTCCAGGGGTTAAAGCCCTGCTGAGGATCATAGAGGTGGTGGAGGCCAACTACCCAGAGACCCTGGGATGTCTGCTCATACTGAGGGCTCCACGGGTCTTCCCTGTGCTCTGGACCCTG GTCAGTCCATTCATTGACGAGAACACCAGGAAGAAGTTCCTGGTGTATGCTGCGAATGACTACCAGGGGCCTGGAGGTCTGGTGGACTACATCGATAGAGAGGTCATCCCTGACTTCCTGGGAGGAGACTGCCTG TGTGAGATCCCTGAAGGAGGTATGGTCCCCAAATCTCTGTACAGGACAGCAGAGGCGCTGGAAAGTGAGGAGCTGCGGCTGTGGACAGACACCATCTACAAGACTGCCAGTGTCTTCAAGGGGGCCCCACATGAG CTGCTGATCGAAATCTCCGAGCCCTCTTCTGTGATCACCTGGGACTTTGACGTGTGTAAAGGGGATGTCATCTTCAACATCTACCACTCCAGGAGGGCGCCCCAGCCCCCCAAGAGGGACGTCCAAGGGGCCCACGGCAGCATCGTGTCGCCAGCCACCAACAACATGCAGCTGATTGACAGATCCTGGATTCTGGGGCAAGACTACAGTATGGTGGAGACAGCACTCACCtgcaaggagggagagagtgttcag ggcTCCCATGTGACGCGGTGGCCCGGGTTCTACATCCTCCAATGGCGGTTCCACTGCTCCCCGGCCTGCTCTACCTCCAGCCTGCCCCGGGTGGACGACGTGCTGGCCTCCCTGCAGGTCTCCTCCCACAAGTGTAAGGTCATGTTCTACACCGAGGTGCTGGGCTCCGAAGACTTCAG gggCTCTATGACCAGTCTGGAATCCAGTCACAGTGGCTTCTCCCAGCTGAGTGCCGCCACCACCACCTCTAGCCAATCACAGTCCAGCTCCACCGTATCAAG AAAAACCAGTGCTGTACCAACCCCTGCCAATGAGGACTTAACCTTACCCAATGGGATGAGAGAAGTGTTATGA
- the LOC139364933 gene encoding SEC14-like protein 1 isoform X2, with product MVQQYQSPVRVYKHPFELIMAAYVRRFPNCPLIPIFVDSEVVKEEHSDDGATVFIERRCKVEADAPRLFKRMAGVDYLYFIHKNTLDRRERALHIEVVNETFSNRVIVHEICNYTVHPENEEWTCFEQTASLDIKSFFGFENAAEKLAMKQYANSIKKGKEIIEYYLKELEDEGVTHVPRWSPPQAPPPTASPTDLPAGSTDDKLDADYIRRYLGDLTPLQESCLIRLRQWLQETHKGKIPKDQHVLRFLRARDFNLEKAREILCQSLSWRKQHQVDFLLDSCERPQLLHDYYTGGWHHHDRDGRPLYILRLGQMDTKGLVRALGEESLLRQVLSINEEGLRRCEENTRVFGRPISCWTCLVDLEGLNMRHLWRPGVKALLRIIEVVEANYPETLGCLLILRAPRVFPVLWTLVSPFIDENTRKKFLVYAANDYQGPGGLVDYIDREVIPDFLGGDCLCEIPEGGMVPKSLYRTAEALESEELRLWTDTIYKTASVFKGAPHELLIEISEPSSVITWDFDVCKGDVIFNIYHSRRAPQPPKRDVQGAHGSIVSPATNNMQLIDRSWILGQDYSMVETALTCKEGESVQGSHVTRWPGFYILQWRFHCSPACSTSSLPRVDDVLASLQVSSHKCKVMFYTEVLGSEDFRGSMTSLESSHSGFSQLSAATTTSSQSQSSSTVSR from the exons ATGGTGCAACAGTACCAGTCACCTGTAAGGGTCTACAAACACCCCTTTGAGCTGATAATGGCG gcctatgtGCGGAGGTTTCCAAACTGCCCCCTGATCCCCATCTTTGTGGACAGTGAGGTGGTGAAGGAGGAGCACAGTGATGACGGAGCCACTGTGTTCATTGAGAGGCGCTGTAAGGTGGAGGCAGACGCCCCCCGGCTGTTCAAAAGG ATGGCTGGTGTGGACTACCTGTACTTCATCCATAAGAACACTCTGGACCGCAGGGAGAGGGCGCTGCACATCGAGGTCGTCAACGAGACCTTCTCCAACAGAGTCATCGTCCATGAGATCTGCAACTACACG GTTCACCCGGAGAATGAGGAGTGGACGTGTTTCGAGCAGACAGCCAGTCTGGACATCAAGTCCTTCTTTGGCTTTGAGAACGCGGCCGAGAAGCTAGCCATGAAGCAATATGCCAACAGTATTAAAAAG GGCAAAGAGATCATAGAGTATTACCTGAAGGAGTTGGAGGATGAGGGGGTGACCCACGTCCCCCGCTGGAGCCCCCCTCAGGCCCCCCCACCCACTGCCAGCCCCACAGATCTACCGGCTGGCTCCACAGATG ACAAGTTGGATGCAGACTACATCAGGCGTTACCTAGGAGACCTGACGCCGCTGCAGGAGAGCTGTCTTATAAGACTACGCCAGTGGCTGCAAGAGACCCACAAGGGCAAG aTCCCTAAGGACCAGCACGTGCTGCGTTTCCTGCGGGCCCGGGACTTTAACCTGGAGAAGGCCCGGGAGATCCTGTGTCAGTCACTCTCCTGGAGGAAGCAGCACCAGGTGGACTTCCTGCTGGACTCCTGCGAGAGACCTCAGCTGCTACACGACTACTACACGGGGGGCTGGCACCACCACGACAGAG ATGGACGCCCTCTGTACATTCTGCGACTCGGTCAAATGGATACCAAGGGTTTAGTACGCGCCTTGGGCGAGGAGTCCCTTCTGAGACAA GTCCTGTCCATCAACGAGGAAGGTCTGAGGCGTTGTGAAGAGAACACCAGAGTCTTTGGCCGACCCATCAG ctgCTGGACGTGCCTGGTGGACCTGGAGGGGTTAAACATGCGTCACCTGTGGCGTCCAGGGGTTAAAGCCCTGCTGAGGATCATAGAGGTGGTGGAGGCCAACTACCCAGAGACCCTGGGATGTCTGCTCATACTGAGGGCTCCACGGGTCTTCCCTGTGCTCTGGACCCTG GTCAGTCCATTCATTGACGAGAACACCAGGAAGAAGTTCCTGGTGTATGCTGCGAATGACTACCAGGGGCCTGGAGGTCTGGTGGACTACATCGATAGAGAGGTCATCCCTGACTTCCTGGGAGGAGACTGCCTG TGTGAGATCCCTGAAGGAGGTATGGTCCCCAAATCTCTGTACAGGACAGCAGAGGCGCTGGAAAGTGAGGAGCTGCGGCTGTGGACAGACACCATCTACAAGACTGCCAGTGTCTTCAAGGGGGCCCCACATGAG CTGCTGATCGAAATCTCCGAGCCCTCTTCTGTGATCACCTGGGACTTTGACGTGTGTAAAGGGGATGTCATCTTCAACATCTACCACTCCAGGAGGGCGCCCCAGCCCCCCAAGAGGGACGTCCAAGGGGCCCACGGCAGCATCGTGTCGCCAGCCACCAACAACATGCAGCTGATTGACAGATCCTGGATTCTGGGGCAAGACTACAGTATGGTGGAGACAGCACTCACCtgcaaggagggagagagtgttcag ggcTCCCATGTGACGCGGTGGCCCGGGTTCTACATCCTCCAATGGCGGTTCCACTGCTCCCCGGCCTGCTCTACCTCCAGCCTGCCCCGGGTGGACGACGTGCTGGCCTCCCTGCAGGTCTCCTCCCACAAGTGTAAGGTCATGTTCTACACCGAGGTGCTGGGCTCCGAAGACTTCAG gggCTCTATGACCAGTCTGGAATCCAGTCACAGTGGCTTCTCCCAGCTGAGTGCCGCCACCACCACCTCTAGCCAATCACAGTCCAGCTCCACCGTATCAAGGTAG